A single region of the Gemella sp. zg-570 genome encodes:
- the pgsA gene encoding CDP-diacylglycerol--glycerol-3-phosphate 3-phosphatidyltransferase: protein MGTNLPNKITFFRTILIPVFIFFLLFNINGNITILGGRSISYNIFIAAIIFIFASITDFLDGYLARKYNLVTNIGKFLDPLADKLLVGSAFIVMVELAMIPSWMVVCVIAREFAVTGLRMLAVEQGEVIAAGLLGKLKTITQLVAIILILLGNPIFNNLGIALDNIILWISVILTILSGIEYFKNSIHVFK from the coding sequence ATGGGAACAAATTTACCAAATAAAATAACATTTTTTAGAACAATTTTAATACCAGTATTTATCTTCTTCTTACTCTTCAATATAAATGGTAATATTACAATATTAGGAGGAAGAAGTATAAGTTATAATATATTTATAGCAGCAATAATATTTATCTTCGCTTCAATTACAGATTTTTTAGATGGATATCTGGCTAGAAAATATAACTTAGTTACTAATATTGGTAAATTTTTAGACCCGTTAGCTGATAAATTATTGGTAGGAAGTGCCTTTATTGTAATGGTAGAACTAGCTATGATACCTAGTTGGATGGTTGTTTGTGTTATTGCTAGAGAATTTGCTGTTACTGGTTTAAGAATGTTAGCAGTTGAACAAGGGGAGGTAATAGCAGCTGGTTTGTTAGGTAAATTAAAAACTATAACTCAACTTGTAGCAATAATACTTATTTTACTGGGGAATCCTATTTTTAATAACTTAGGAATAGCTTTAGATAATATAATTTTATGGATATCTGTAATTTTAACTATATTATCTGGAATAGAATATTTTAAAAATTCTATACATGTTTTTAAATAA